The following proteins are co-located in the Spirosoma montaniterrae genome:
- a CDS encoding beta strand repeat-containing protein produces the protein MTGTILHECNVNRAYGAILTPGTETNADTIDTVPNRAGIILPNSGYILTGNINLTTTQGSSTTLTEGTRRAAVTVPSGTTSFAHSSARLASKTSTYAALPDIKYGTVAVSCGAVNSVAGNTSSMTNYVLGLVDLSAPAPYTSPGTVWDGPPSYHHPDWTIEKVGNVFGLTFDVSGNLYATASSSYPWNYASWLSPSQYGTIGGWNGNGSSAGSVSAAGTIYKIDKTTGTPTVFAVLPQTAVEILSWLSSEKRRTKGPGMGDICYDRTNNQFFVSNFSDGKIYRLNATGAILDSYQAPGTSAWFANPVDPDAPLSTSASISTNLPWALAVKNGRLYYSTWKVNRNKPYGSDYSNTSDTRIRSVALNANGTINSATDIEEFDVPARQKEFITDIAFTQDGTKMLLAGRTMISDAGTYVHDAHVYVYQGSTTNFTLANRINPGTSSTPNTYDAYGGIDVAPLNGQSDITLVFSAGDMITSDGPHGLQVTNLTTVGSITNGNLGGKVSSFRAVPYVPGYDGTGDDIKGAGGDVEVYNYIPLSCSLTLTVTPGTCNSATNQYTLSGNVNLTATAGGTATITDGLYSTTVTVPSGATSVAYSLTGLASGATTHTITAALTDCGSASATYIAPASCTVCSLSINTTVVASGAVNQPYSQNIAISGAAPGSLTFAAIGSLPSGLSLNASTGVISGTPTSAGNSSFTLTVTDSKSCTAILPLSITVVCPAPTLTTTSATVCSGQTGTLTVTGAEAYLWNTGATTASIEVMSAGTYSVTATSAAGCSATATALLTVNPQPQIIALTQGTACMGNVASLTVETTNIGAGVLEYSLNGGDFTTANSFTLSATTSTTATVVVRAIGSSCTDTKSVVVNCACQTPVSLTLLPTTMQTCGQALVSFTAGVSGATSATLTSNGTGILSLNTIGSVTAVTYQPSLADVTAGSITLTLTSADPDGSGSCEPAQLSRVLTIDPLPLVTATSATVCAEETGVLSASGASTYLWSTGATTMSISVSVAGTYSVTGTTAQGCSATANGILTVSPALTVTPANLPNGQIGTAYSQTIVVSGGTPAYTFSSTGALPAGLIVNTSTGVISGTPTAAGTTSFSLTVTDSKACSATVPLSISVSAAPICSLGATATAGPCDPLTNTYSATVVVTVANPVEGSITISTGTLTQTLSTSGGLGTNTLTAIFNGLPSNGLTQTVSIASSVLACGTTSTTYTAPVSCSVCSLSITTTSLTSGTLGQPYSQSLASTGGVGSLTYAVASGTLPTGLSLDASTGILSGTPTAAAITNFTLSVTDANGCADEQPLSITATCPLLSLLPTSLPTAQEGTLYSQPLTASGGTAPYAYSVTAGTPPPGLGLVGNVISGTPTASGLSSFTLTATDANGCSVPLPLSISVSAAPVCSLTLTATAGPCDPTTNRYTATLSVTLTNPPASSGILTLIDGVESRTLTVPANATLITEQMAGLVSDGSPRSVSASLAGCGTSSTTYTAPVSCTTAPATVVVVVGTPVCNTATNTYIASGTATIANATPGSSLSLTDNGNSVLSQPVAAGSSSVIFSVTGVSNGPASRTVVARLTDGTPASTTYSVPLACTLCSVSVTTSSLPNGQVGTAYSQSIATSGGIVPMTFNAIGTLPSGLSLNASTGVISGTPTSAGNSSFTLTVTDSKSCTAILPLTIRVDPTPPTVRVNVGLPACNTATNTYTASGIVTLTDAPAGSTLTVSDNGSVVLSQTVTAGQPTAIFSVSGVSDGPVSRTVVAVLTNGSSTSSSIIYTVPMSCTTAPNPSLNLAKAVDKSRAKVGDVLTYTVVLTNTGSVATTAVVRDLLSEGATYLLGSAVAPTGTTFTPAMSASVASTWTVSSIGAGQSLSLTFQVTATTEGIVYNKAAIPGKEVDVCTSIPILVCPGSEYVFQLTAPTERTKYHWFRTFEGVTTELTSFTTNILEVRQPGEYKLSANNANELCPDYSCCPFIVEEIPGVASYSLTASTPTCSGSTVQANGRIILTGLSSVTNLTYQISRGGIDFESGTLITSNPMALPINSVLASTLPAGTYWVRVYNALNCHRDEQVVILPANCNCPPSVCVPFVLKQTRKGTRIGGQ, from the coding sequence GTGACAGGCACTATCCTCCACGAATGCAATGTAAACAGGGCGTATGGAGCCATACTAACTCCCGGCACAGAAACTAACGCCGATACCATCGATACAGTCCCCAACAGGGCGGGTATAATTCTGCCTAACAGCGGCTATATTCTGACGGGAAACATCAACCTAACGACTACACAGGGCAGTTCCACGACCTTAACCGAAGGCACTCGCAGAGCGGCTGTAACCGTTCCGTCCGGAACCACTTCGTTTGCTCATTCATCGGCGCGTCTGGCATCAAAAACGAGTACATATGCTGCATTACCTGACATCAAATACGGCACCGTTGCTGTCAGTTGCGGTGCTGTCAATTCGGTGGCTGGCAATACTTCATCCATGACGAATTATGTATTGGGGTTAGTTGATTTGTCAGCCCCTGCTCCTTATACCTCACCGGGAACCGTCTGGGATGGGCCTCCGTCTTATCACCACCCCGACTGGACTATAGAAAAAGTTGGCAATGTATTCGGACTTACGTTCGATGTTTCAGGAAATCTGTACGCAACTGCCTCCTCCTCCTATCCGTGGAATTATGCATCCTGGTTATCCCCTTCGCAGTATGGCACAATTGGCGGATGGAATGGCAATGGCAGCTCAGCAGGTAGTGTGTCAGCAGCGGGTACAATCTATAAAATTGATAAAACAACCGGGACACCCACTGTCTTTGCTGTTCTGCCCCAAACAGCCGTGGAAATCCTTAGCTGGCTTTCTTCCGAGAAAAGACGCACGAAGGGACCTGGCATGGGCGACATTTGCTATGACCGTACTAATAACCAGTTTTTTGTCTCCAACTTCAGCGATGGAAAAATTTATCGCCTAAATGCTACAGGAGCCATCCTTGACTCCTATCAGGCACCAGGCACAAGTGCGTGGTTTGCGAATCCTGTTGACCCGGACGCGCCCCTAAGCACGAGTGCAAGCATCAGCACTAATCTGCCCTGGGCATTGGCGGTGAAGAATGGACGGCTGTATTACAGTACCTGGAAGGTAAATCGCAATAAACCTTACGGAAGCGATTACAGTAACACGAGCGATACCCGTATTCGGTCGGTGGCGCTGAATGCCAATGGCACTATTAACTCGGCAACGGATATTGAAGAGTTTGATGTGCCTGCCCGTCAGAAAGAATTTATCACTGACATTGCTTTTACGCAAGATGGGACGAAGATGCTCTTGGCAGGCCGAACCATGATATCAGATGCGGGCACATACGTACACGATGCCCACGTCTATGTTTATCAGGGTAGTACAACGAATTTTACGTTGGCGAACAGAATTAATCCTGGCACCTCCAGCACGCCTAATACATACGACGCCTATGGGGGTATTGATGTTGCCCCATTAAATGGTCAGTCGGATATTACGTTAGTGTTCAGCGCGGGTGATATGATCACATCCGATGGCCCACATGGCCTGCAGGTAACAAACTTAACGACAGTCGGGAGCATCACGAATGGCAACCTGGGAGGTAAGGTTAGTAGTTTCCGAGCCGTTCCGTATGTGCCTGGTTATGACGGCACTGGCGACGACATAAAGGGTGCCGGTGGCGACGTTGAAGTATATAACTATATTCCCTTATCCTGTAGCCTGACGCTGACAGTCACGCCCGGCACCTGCAATTCAGCCACTAATCAATATACTCTTTCGGGCAATGTTAACCTGACAGCCACAGCGGGCGGCACAGCGACGATCACAGATGGTCTCTACAGCACCACTGTCACTGTTCCATCAGGTGCTACGTCGGTAGCTTACTCACTGACGGGCTTAGCGTCAGGAGCAACGACACACACCATAACGGCAGCATTGACTGACTGCGGCAGCGCGAGTGCTACCTATATAGCACCAGCCTCGTGTACGGTCTGTTCCCTTTCGATTAACACTACAGTCGTAGCCTCCGGCGCAGTAAATCAGCCTTACAGCCAGAATATTGCCATCAGTGGAGCCGCCCCCGGTTCGCTCACCTTCGCGGCCATCGGCTCATTGCCCAGCGGGCTGTCGCTTAACGCCAGTACAGGCGTCATTTCAGGCACACCTACTTCAGCGGGCAACTCCAGCTTCACCCTAACGGTGACCGACAGTAAGAGTTGTACGGCCATCCTGCCATTGAGTATTACAGTCGTTTGTCCTGCTCCTACCCTGACAACTACCTCCGCTACGGTTTGTAGCGGACAGACCGGCACACTCACGGTAACAGGAGCGGAAGCCTACCTCTGGAACACAGGCGCAACCACGGCCAGCATTGAGGTGATGAGTGCGGGTACTTACTCAGTGACAGCTACCAGTGCAGCAGGCTGCTCGGCAACGGCAACGGCCCTGCTGACGGTCAACCCCCAGCCCCAGATCATCGCCCTGACCCAGGGTACAGCATGTATGGGCAACGTGGCCAGCCTAACGGTGGAAACAACCAACATAGGGGCAGGTGTGCTTGAGTATAGTCTCAACGGAGGAGACTTCACCACTGCTAATAGCTTTACCCTCAGTGCAACCACCAGCACCACTGCTACCGTAGTTGTTCGCGCCATCGGCAGCTCTTGTACAGACACCAAGTCGGTCGTGGTCAACTGCGCCTGCCAGACGCCGGTTAGCCTGACGTTACTGCCCACCACCATGCAGACCTGCGGGCAAGCACTAGTCAGTTTTACAGCGGGTGTCAGCGGAGCAACGTCAGCTACACTCACCAGCAATGGAACGGGCATTCTTTCATTGAACACAATTGGGTCTGTCACGGCTGTAACCTACCAGCCTTCACTGGCCGACGTCACTGCTGGCAGTATAACGCTGACGCTGACGAGTGCTGACCCTGACGGCAGTGGTAGCTGCGAACCTGCCCAACTCAGCCGGGTGCTCACCATTGACCCACTACCACTCGTAACAGCCACTTCAGCCACTGTTTGCGCCGAAGAGACAGGAGTACTCAGCGCGTCGGGTGCCAGCACCTATCTTTGGAGCACAGGTGCCACAACGATGTCGATCTCAGTCAGCGTAGCTGGCACATACTCGGTCACGGGCACAACGGCCCAAGGTTGCTCAGCCACGGCCAATGGTATTTTAACGGTAAGCCCCGCCCTGACGGTCACTCCAGCCAATTTGCCCAACGGCCAGATCGGCACAGCTTACAGCCAGACTATCGTAGTTAGTGGTGGCACGCCCGCTTACACCTTCAGTTCGACAGGAGCTCTACCAGCCGGGCTGATTGTCAACACCAGCACGGGTGTCATCTCGGGTACACCTACCGCAGCCGGTACAACCAGTTTCAGTCTAACCGTAACAGACAGCAAGGCCTGCTCGGCTACCGTGCCGCTGAGCATCAGCGTTTCAGCGGCTCCCATCTGCTCACTCGGAGCGACAGCCACTGCCGGCCCTTGCGACCCCCTTACCAACACCTACTCGGCAACCGTGGTAGTCACGGTCGCTAACCCTGTCGAGGGCAGCATCACTATCAGCACTGGTACGCTAACCCAGACCCTGTCTACCTCGGGCGGTTTGGGCACCAACACGCTAACCGCCATCTTCAACGGCTTGCCTTCCAACGGCCTGACCCAGACCGTCAGCATCGCCAGCAGCGTGTTGGCCTGCGGCACTACCAGCACCACCTATACCGCACCAGTTTCCTGCTCGGTCTGCTCACTGTCGATCACCACTACCTCACTAACAAGCGGCACCCTGGGCCAGCCCTACAGCCAGAGCCTGGCCAGCACGGGCGGGGTAGGTTCGCTGACCTACGCGGTCGCCAGCGGGACGCTCCCGACAGGCTTGAGCCTCGATGCCAGCACAGGCATCCTTTCCGGAACACCCACCGCAGCAGCCATCACCAACTTCACCCTTAGCGTGACGGATGCCAACGGCTGTGCCGACGAGCAGCCTCTGAGCATCACCGCAACATGTCCGCTGCTTTCGCTGCTTCCTACCAGCCTGCCCACTGCCCAGGAAGGCACCCTCTACAGCCAGCCGCTGACCGCATCGGGCGGTACGGCTCCCTACGCCTACTCGGTGACGGCGGGTACTCCACCCCCAGGACTTGGGTTGGTCGGCAATGTGATAAGTGGTACGCCGACGGCTTCGGGCCTGAGCAGCTTTACCCTCACGGCTACCGATGCCAACGGGTGTTCGGTGCCGCTTCCGCTGAGCATCAGCGTTTCAGCGGCCCCAGTCTGTTCGCTGACCCTAACCGCAACGGCTGGCCCCTGCGACCCGACTACCAACCGCTACACAGCCACCTTGAGCGTAACGCTGACCAACCCGCCCGCCAGCAGCGGCATCCTTACCCTTATCGACGGCGTGGAGAGTCGAACGCTTACTGTTCCGGCCAACGCCACGCTGATTACTGAGCAAATGGCCGGGTTAGTATCCGATGGCAGCCCCCGAAGCGTGTCGGCCAGTTTAGCCGGATGCGGCACCAGCAGCACCACCTACACCGCACCCGTTTCCTGTACTACCGCTCCAGCGACGGTTGTGGTGGTGGTTGGGACACCCGTCTGCAACACGGCAACCAACACCTACATCGCCAGCGGCACAGCCACCATCGCCAACGCTACGCCAGGCTCCAGCCTGAGCCTCACCGACAACGGCAACTCCGTGCTGAGCCAACCCGTAGCCGCCGGTTCTTCCAGCGTGATCTTTTCAGTGACCGGGGTCAGCAACGGACCAGCCAGCCGCACCGTTGTGGCAAGGCTGACCGATGGCACCCCGGCCAGCACCACCTACAGCGTACCGCTGGCCTGCACCCTTTGCTCGGTGAGCGTTACCACCAGCAGCCTGCCCAACGGCCAGGTTGGCACGGCTTATAGCCAGAGCATTGCCACCAGTGGTGGTATCGTCCCAATGACCTTCAACGCTATTGGTACGTTGCCCAGCGGGCTGTCGCTCAATGCCAGTACAGGCGTCATTTCAGGCACACCTACTTCAGCGGGCAACTCCAGCTTCACCCTAACGGTGACCGACAGTAAGAGTTGTACGGCCATCCTGCCCCTGACGATCAGAGTCGACCCAACTCCACCGACGGTACGGGTAAACGTTGGCCTGCCTGCTTGTAATACAGCGACCAACACCTACACCGCCAGTGGTATAGTAACGCTCACCGATGCCCCAGCGGGGTCTACTCTTACTGTAAGCGACAACGGAAGCGTTGTGTTGAGCCAGACGGTCACGGCAGGCCAGCCTACGGCTATCTTCTCAGTATCGGGCGTGAGTGACGGACCAGTCAGCCGCACGGTAGTTGCTGTGCTCACCAACGGCTCCAGCACCAGCAGTAGCATAATTTATACTGTGCCGATGAGTTGCACAACCGCTCCTAACCCCTCACTCAATCTGGCGAAAGCTGTTGACAAGAGTAGGGCGAAAGTGGGCGACGTACTGACCTACACAGTGGTGCTGACCAATACCGGCTCAGTAGCGACCACAGCCGTCGTAAGGGATCTGCTCTCCGAAGGAGCCACCTATCTGTTGGGTTCGGCTGTCGCTCCAACCGGTACTACGTTCACCCCAGCCATGTCAGCTTCGGTAGCCAGTACGTGGACAGTCTCCAGCATCGGAGCCGGACAAAGTCTTAGCTTAACGTTCCAGGTGACAGCAACAACCGAAGGAATCGTGTATAACAAAGCCGCTATTCCTGGTAAGGAAGTCGACGTTTGTACCAGTATTCCGATTCTTGTCTGCCCCGGCAGCGAATATGTCTTTCAACTGACGGCCCCCACCGAGCGCACCAAATATCATTGGTTCCGCACCTTCGAGGGCGTGACTACCGAACTCACCAGCTTCACCACTAATATACTGGAAGTGCGCCAGCCCGGCGAGTACAAGCTTTCGGCGAACAATGCTAATGAGCTGTGTCCGGATTATAGCTGCTGTCCCTTCATTGTGGAAGAGATACCGGGTGTAGCGTCTTACTCGCTGACAGCCAGTACTCCTACCTGCTCGGGGTCTACAGTGCAAGCCAATGGGCGTATTATACTTACAGGGCTAAGTAGCGTGACGAATCTGACATATCAAATCAGCCGGGGCGGTATTGATTTTGAGAGTGGTACATTGATAACATCAAATCCGATGGCTTTACCAATTAATAGCGTGTTGGCCAGTACGCTGCCCGCAGGCACGTATTGGGTCCGGGTTTATAACGCGCTAAACTGCCACCGTGATGAGCAGGTAGTTATTTTGCCCGCCAACTGCAACTGCCCGCCATCTGTGTGTGTGCCGTTTGTGTTAAAGCAAACCAGAAAAGGAACCCGTATTGGTGGTCAGTAA
- a CDS encoding arginine deiminase family protein, translated as MPSTTLSPITTAQIQVASEIGTLRRLLIHSPDRGLGKVVPSKAQDWLFEDIVNLNMMRRDEYDYYVKLLLYFLDPEKVQGRKADTTPNRNFFKPDHDDYFRSDKVIDIQVLLTDILQNEVIRTKLIASICGIERTSFQTQQQLHEYDPVELAKIMISGSLPDQTMLFAPLPNFIFTRDIGIVINDHILLNKPAKLARTREALLAQYFFHYHPIFASYRDKIIEIPDNEHAFLLSDTDVNRDVTRSTLEGGDVMMIAPRHLLVGVSERTTLYAAQQVMRLVFEKNVVDKVTIIKIPKKRDYMHIDTVFTQVKRNVWVLLGSLARTGDEAKKRDVLHFFAPKDMSEELRILQFIKGLEHKPIEIENLEDLLTDISKNDLGAAEPVRFIYSGNNEFPFGAREQWTDSCNLLALKDGVVVGYDRNDRTLEAFRQAGFDVVGAAELIERFEDGEASPQTLENTFIMLPSAELSRARGGSHCMSLPLLRDAV; from the coding sequence ATGCCTTCGACTACACTCTCTCCCATTACGACTGCTCAAATTCAGGTTGCCTCTGAAATAGGTACACTCCGCCGACTGCTCATCCATAGCCCCGACCGGGGGCTGGGAAAAGTAGTACCCTCAAAAGCCCAGGACTGGCTCTTTGAAGACATCGTAAACCTGAACATGATGCGTCGGGATGAATATGATTATTACGTAAAACTGCTGCTGTATTTTCTCGACCCCGAAAAAGTCCAGGGCCGAAAAGCCGATACCACCCCCAATCGTAATTTTTTCAAGCCCGACCACGACGACTATTTTCGATCCGATAAAGTCATTGATATTCAGGTGTTATTGACCGATATTTTGCAGAATGAGGTGATTCGGACAAAGTTGATAGCATCAATCTGCGGCATTGAACGCACGTCGTTCCAAACGCAGCAGCAGTTGCACGAATACGACCCCGTCGAACTGGCGAAAATTATGATCTCCGGTTCGCTGCCCGATCAGACGATGCTCTTTGCGCCCCTGCCAAACTTTATTTTTACCCGCGACATTGGCATTGTTATCAACGACCATATTCTACTGAACAAACCTGCTAAACTGGCCCGCACCCGCGAAGCTTTGCTGGCGCAGTATTTCTTTCATTACCATCCGATTTTTGCCAGCTACCGCGACAAAATCATCGAGATTCCCGACAACGAACACGCTTTTCTGCTGTCGGATACCGACGTAAATCGCGACGTAACCCGCTCGACGCTCGAAGGGGGCGACGTGATGATGATTGCACCCCGGCATTTGCTGGTGGGTGTTTCGGAACGCACTACGCTCTACGCGGCCCAACAGGTAATGCGGTTGGTATTCGAGAAAAACGTGGTCGATAAAGTTACCATCATCAAGATTCCGAAAAAGCGCGATTACATGCACATCGACACCGTGTTTACGCAGGTGAAACGTAATGTGTGGGTGTTGCTTGGCTCATTGGCCCGCACTGGCGACGAAGCCAAAAAACGCGACGTACTACATTTCTTCGCCCCCAAAGATATGTCGGAAGAATTGCGTATTCTTCAGTTTATCAAGGGATTAGAACATAAGCCCATCGAAATCGAAAACCTTGAAGACTTGCTCACCGACATCAGCAAAAACGACCTGGGAGCTGCCGAGCCAGTCCGATTTATTTACTCCGGCAACAATGAGTTTCCGTTTGGTGCCCGCGAACAATGGACCGACTCCTGCAACCTTTTGGCCCTGAAAGACGGTGTCGTTGTTGGCTACGACCGCAACGACCGCACGCTCGAAGCGTTTCGGCAGGCTGGTTTCGACGTGGTGGGCGCGGCAGAACTCATCGAACGCTTCGAGGATGGAGAAGCCTCACCCCAAACGCTTGAGAATACGTTTATTATGCTCCCATCGGCTGAATTGAGCCGGGCGCGGGGCGGGTCGCATTGCATGAGTTTGCCGCTCCTGCGTGATGCAGTTTAA
- the ctlX gene encoding citrulline utilization hydrolase CtlX: MQSQSTSRILMIRPVRFGFNTETAESNAFQDIDMAAQTRDVAQEDARREFDEMTRQLQAAGVEVMVYDDTADPHTPDSIFPNNWVSFHASGTVVLYPMQAENRRLERRQDIIDDLAQRFHVSRIVDLTHFEQEGKFLEGTGSMVLDRMHRVAFACLSPRTHPDVLAEFSHRTGYRTVAFRAADASGKAIYHTNVLMCIADTFAVVCLSAITDPDERIMVRHELEKLNKRVIDISLEQMASFAGNMLMVMTQKGQKLLIMSDRAYASLTPKQIDLMDDYATLLHFDLSMIEGNGGGSARCMMAEVHLPLK, translated from the coding sequence ATGCAGTCTCAATCTACCTCTCGCATTCTGATGATTCGCCCGGTTCGGTTTGGCTTCAATACTGAAACGGCAGAATCGAATGCGTTTCAGGACATCGACATGGCCGCGCAAACCAGAGACGTTGCCCAGGAAGATGCCCGGCGGGAGTTTGATGAGATGACCCGCCAATTGCAGGCTGCGGGCGTTGAGGTGATGGTTTATGACGATACCGCTGACCCACATACGCCCGACTCTATTTTTCCCAACAACTGGGTCTCGTTTCATGCCAGCGGTACGGTGGTTCTATATCCGATGCAGGCCGAAAACCGGCGGCTCGAACGTCGGCAGGATATTATCGACGATCTTGCCCAGCGGTTTCACGTCTCGCGCATTGTTGACCTGACGCACTTCGAGCAGGAAGGCAAGTTTCTCGAAGGCACGGGCAGTATGGTTCTCGACCGGATGCACCGCGTGGCGTTTGCCTGCCTGTCGCCCCGCACACATCCCGACGTGCTGGCCGAATTCAGCCATCGAACCGGCTACCGGACCGTGGCCTTTCGGGCCGCCGATGCCAGCGGCAAGGCTATTTATCATACTAATGTGCTGATGTGCATTGCCGATACCTTCGCAGTGGTGTGCCTGTCGGCTATCACCGATCCCGACGAGCGGATTATGGTACGGCATGAACTGGAAAAACTTAACAAGCGCGTAATCGATATTTCGCTGGAGCAGATGGCAAGTTTCGCCGGAAACATGCTGATGGTGATGACTCAGAAGGGCCAGAAACTACTGATTATGTCAGACCGAGCCTACGCATCGCTGACGCCAAAGCAAATTGACCTGATGGACGACTACGCTACGCTTCTGCATTTCGACCTGTCGATGATTGAAGGCAACGGGGGTGGTTCGGCCCGCTGCATGATGGCCGAAGTACATCTGCCGCTCAAGTAG